From a region of the Pseudomonadota bacterium genome:
- a CDS encoding type II toxin-antitoxin system HicB family antitoxin, with translation MKTMMKIPLVLEPQKEGGWTITSPLVPELVTEIDELNNLNSCVHDALAAVIELYQDMGKQFPENLRADKADAPVCFESLVMAEG, from the coding sequence ATGAAAACAATGATGAAAATTCCCTTAGTTCTTGAACCACAAAAGGAAGGCGGTTGGACAATAACCAGTCCTTTAGTTCCTGAATTGGTGACAGAGATCGATGAACTCAATAATCTGAATTCATGTGTTCATGATGCACTTGCTGCTGTCATTGAACTATACCAGGATATGGGAAAACAATTTCCTGAGAATTTACGAGCCGATAAAGCTGATGCTCCTGTATGCTTTGAGTCTTTGGTTATGGCTGAAGGATGA